From the Streptomyces pluripotens genome, one window contains:
- a CDS encoding type I polyketide synthase has product MTERHISVAIVGMAVLLPGAPGLDAYWRNLRNGVDAVSEVPADRWDPGYYDPGSAVGPAAPDRVYCRRGGFVDGLAEIEATRYGIMPAAVPGTEPDQLIALDVAAAALADAGGEERLPERNRVGVALGRGGYLTPGLVRLDQRVRTAGQLVRTLGQLLPELSAAQLDRVRLAFAERLGPVSPDAAIGLVPNLAASRIANRLDLRGPAYTLDAACASSLIAVDQAVTELAIGRCDVMLAGGVHHCHDITLWSVFSQLRALSPSQRIRPFHRDADGLLIGEGTGVVVLKRLADAERDGDRVYAVIRGTGVAGDGRTAGLAAPDPGGQARAVRQAWRAAGLDPTAPDSIGLLEAHGTATPAGDAAELATLTEVFGPGKGYGNEDRPVLGSVKSMIGHTMPAAGVAGLVKAALALYHRTLLPTLHCDVPHPALAGTRFRTLERARPWETHEGRPVRRAAVNAFGFGGINAHVVLEESSHARPVLARAPVPARASVSAPAPVLESVTEPEHIVLFAVDRPDELAALLDADDATILAAGLDPTRAHPDAGPVRLGVVAPTGKRLALARRAVTKGRAWSGRNDVWFRPDPLLGRADGRLVFVFPGLEGEFTPRTDDIADHFGLPRASGVDGDVQVDDVARHGFGVVGVGRLLDRALRRMGVEPDAVAGHSVGEWTAMAAAGLYSAAQVDLFMAGFDPDSVTVPGLVFAAVGTSAAHVRAALAGAWADSGIVLSHDNAPRQAMVCGPDAAVREFVRSFQSQGVLCQVLPFRSGFHTPMLEPYLAPIKAAADRFRLHRPTVPVWSGTTAAPFPQAEASVRELFVRHLLEPVRFRELTEALYADGHRVFVQMGPGRLTSLIGDCLDGRDHLAVAGNSPHRDGMAQLRRAATALWTAGAAVAPAVPRSAAAVGAAGAALRRRPVRLVLGGSLVSLDGPVLDALRAELGSGTRLRGEPSRLTDLAVHVPAAAELSALLRETADAAAELITAGRRRAPTADPPGSTGIAPVTDIVHVSPRTMPHLLDHCFFPQRPGWPDLEDRWPVVPATTIVQHMMDAAEQAAPGLRAVAVHEARFDRWLTAAPAVDVPVTVTAAPDSPHRIPVASVTSAALPAQRLAVTFGPTARAVVELAPHHPEPPDPSSPPDTPERHPDHTAAQLYRDRWMFHGPGFQGLTRLTAIGERHIRGVITTPAAPGALLDNVGQLLGYWIMATHTERTVVFPVQMRHMRFHGPHPAPGTEVRCLVRVTSLTDAVLEADAELTVGGRVWAVIGGWQDRRFDNDPTTRPVERFPARHTLSAARPGGWVLVHERWPDLASRELIMRNSLGGAERGQYAERPPRGRRQWLLGRIAVKDAVRQWLWQHGEGPVYPAEIRVRNDRLGRPYVTGVHGRALPDLDVSLAHRAEAGVAIVRSHTPQPGPGIDIEEVAAHDPTTQASVLGTQELRLLYTRLAHDSDAQARWFTRFWAAKEAVAKAEGVGFSGRPRDFAVLEAAPDGSRLVVSGRLERAYQVHCASVVNPPTLPERDYVVAWTTGPGADDAPHDEAAEEYP; this is encoded by the coding sequence ATGACGGAACGTCATATTTCAGTCGCGATCGTCGGAATGGCGGTGCTGCTGCCCGGCGCCCCCGGCCTCGACGCCTACTGGCGCAATCTGCGCAACGGCGTCGATGCGGTTTCCGAGGTTCCCGCGGACCGCTGGGACCCCGGCTACTACGATCCCGGATCGGCCGTCGGCCCTGCCGCCCCCGACCGGGTGTACTGCCGGCGCGGCGGGTTCGTGGACGGCCTGGCCGAGATCGAGGCCACCCGCTACGGCATCATGCCCGCCGCCGTGCCAGGCACCGAGCCCGACCAGCTGATCGCGTTGGACGTGGCCGCCGCTGCGCTCGCCGACGCGGGCGGCGAGGAGCGGCTGCCGGAACGCAACCGGGTCGGTGTGGCCCTGGGACGAGGTGGCTACCTGACACCCGGCCTGGTCCGGCTCGACCAGCGCGTGCGGACGGCCGGGCAACTGGTACGCACACTCGGTCAACTGCTGCCAGAGTTGTCTGCCGCCCAACTGGACCGTGTGCGGCTGGCGTTCGCCGAACGGCTCGGCCCGGTGAGCCCGGACGCCGCCATCGGGCTGGTGCCCAATCTCGCCGCGTCCCGCATCGCCAACCGGCTCGACCTGCGCGGCCCCGCCTACACCCTGGACGCGGCCTGCGCCTCCTCACTGATCGCTGTCGACCAGGCGGTCACCGAACTCGCGATCGGGCGCTGCGACGTGATGCTGGCCGGCGGCGTGCACCACTGTCACGACATCACCCTGTGGAGCGTCTTCTCGCAACTGCGCGCCCTGTCACCGAGCCAGCGCATCCGACCGTTCCACCGTGACGCCGACGGTCTCCTCATCGGAGAGGGCACTGGCGTCGTGGTACTGAAACGGCTCGCGGACGCCGAACGCGACGGCGATCGCGTGTACGCGGTGATCCGCGGTACGGGCGTGGCCGGCGACGGCCGCACCGCGGGACTGGCCGCTCCCGACCCGGGCGGTCAGGCGCGGGCTGTGCGCCAGGCCTGGCGGGCAGCTGGGCTCGACCCCACCGCGCCGGACTCGATCGGCCTGCTGGAGGCCCACGGAACGGCCACCCCCGCCGGCGACGCTGCCGAACTCGCCACGCTCACTGAGGTGTTCGGGCCGGGCAAGGGATACGGCAATGAAGACCGTCCGGTGCTCGGTTCGGTGAAGTCGATGATTGGCCACACCATGCCGGCCGCCGGGGTGGCGGGCCTGGTCAAGGCGGCCCTCGCCCTGTACCACCGCACCCTCCTGCCCACCCTCCACTGCGACGTCCCCCACCCCGCGCTCGCCGGTACCCGCTTCCGCACCCTGGAACGGGCCCGGCCATGGGAGACCCACGAGGGCCGCCCGGTCCGCCGGGCCGCCGTGAACGCCTTCGGGTTCGGGGGGATCAACGCCCACGTGGTACTGGAGGAGTCGTCGCACGCCCGCCCCGTTCTTGCTCGGGCACCAGTTCCCGCGCGCGCTTCCGTGTCCGCTCCCGCTCCCGTTCTGGAGAGCGTCACCGAGCCCGAGCACATCGTCCTGTTCGCAGTCGATCGTCCGGACGAACTCGCCGCTCTCCTCGACGCCGACGACGCCACCATCCTCGCCGCCGGTCTCGACCCCACCCGGGCCCACCCCGATGCCGGTCCCGTCCGGCTCGGTGTCGTGGCCCCGACCGGCAAGCGGCTCGCCCTGGCCCGTCGCGCAGTCACCAAGGGCCGGGCCTGGTCGGGCCGCAACGACGTCTGGTTCCGGCCGGATCCACTGCTCGGCCGTGCAGACGGCAGGCTGGTCTTCGTCTTCCCGGGGCTGGAGGGCGAGTTCACGCCCCGCACCGACGACATCGCCGACCACTTCGGCCTACCCCGGGCATCCGGTGTCGACGGGGACGTCCAGGTCGATGACGTCGCGCGACACGGGTTCGGCGTCGTCGGCGTGGGTCGGTTGCTGGACCGGGCGCTGCGTCGCATGGGCGTCGAACCGGACGCGGTCGCCGGGCACAGTGTCGGTGAGTGGACGGCGATGGCCGCAGCCGGGCTCTACTCGGCCGCGCAAGTGGACCTGTTCATGGCCGGGTTCGACCCTGACTCGGTGACCGTTCCGGGTCTGGTCTTCGCCGCCGTAGGTACCTCCGCCGCCCACGTTCGTGCCGCGCTCGCCGGCGCCTGGGCGGACTCCGGCATCGTGCTCTCGCACGACAACGCGCCCCGCCAGGCCATGGTCTGCGGACCGGATGCGGCGGTGCGGGAGTTCGTGCGGTCCTTCCAGTCCCAGGGTGTGCTCTGCCAGGTGCTGCCCTTCCGGTCCGGCTTCCACACGCCGATGCTCGAACCGTACCTCGCCCCCATCAAGGCCGCCGCCGACCGCTTCCGGCTGCACCGGCCGACCGTGCCGGTGTGGTCGGGTACGACCGCGGCGCCCTTCCCGCAAGCCGAGGCGTCGGTGCGTGAACTGTTCGTACGTCATCTGCTGGAGCCCGTCCGCTTCCGTGAACTCACCGAGGCCCTGTACGCCGACGGGCACCGGGTCTTCGTCCAGATGGGTCCGGGCCGGCTCACCTCCCTGATCGGCGACTGCCTTGACGGCCGCGATCACCTGGCCGTCGCCGGCAACTCGCCCCACCGCGACGGCATGGCCCAACTCCGCCGCGCAGCAACGGCTTTGTGGACGGCAGGAGCGGCGGTGGCACCGGCGGTGCCGCGGAGTGCCGCAGCAGTGGGGGCAGCCGGGGCAGCGCTCCGCCGACGGCCCGTCCGCCTCGTCCTCGGCGGCTCGCTGGTGTCGCTGGACGGACCAGTCCTCGACGCCCTGCGCGCGGAGCTGGGGTCCGGAACGCGTCTCCGGGGTGAACCGAGCCGTCTGACGGACCTCGCTGTGCACGTCCCGGCCGCCGCCGAGCTTTCGGCCCTGCTGCGGGAGACCGCGGATGCCGCGGCGGAGTTGATCACTGCGGGCCGCCGCCGCGCGCCCACCGCCGACCCGCCCGGGTCCACCGGGATTGCCCCGGTCACCGACATCGTGCACGTGTCCCCGCGCACCATGCCGCACCTCCTGGACCACTGCTTCTTCCCACAGCGTCCCGGATGGCCGGATCTGGAGGACCGGTGGCCGGTGGTGCCGGCCACCACGATCGTGCAGCACATGATGGACGCGGCGGAGCAGGCGGCCCCCGGACTGCGGGCGGTCGCCGTGCACGAGGCCCGCTTCGACCGCTGGCTCACCGCCGCCCCTGCCGTGGACGTGCCGGTCACCGTCACCGCTGCCCCGGACTCCCCGCACCGCATCCCCGTCGCGTCCGTCACCTCCGCCGCCCTGCCCGCCCAACGCCTCGCCGTCACCTTCGGCCCCACCGCCCGCGCCGTCGTCGAACTCGCCCCGCACCACCCGGAACCACCCGACCCCAGTTCTCCCCCGGACACCCCCGAACGCCACCCGGACCACACCGCGGCCCAGCTCTACCGTGACCGCTGGATGTTCCACGGCCCGGGATTCCAGGGACTCACCCGGCTCACGGCGATCGGTGAGCGGCACATCCGCGGAGTGATCACCACGCCCGCCGCGCCCGGCGCCCTCCTGGACAACGTGGGTCAACTCCTCGGCTACTGGATCATGGCGACCCACACCGAACGCACCGTCGTCTTCCCCGTGCAGATGCGGCACATGCGGTTCCACGGCCCGCATCCGGCCCCCGGCACCGAGGTCCGCTGTCTGGTCCGGGTCACCTCCCTCACGGACGCCGTTCTGGAGGCGGACGCGGAGCTGACCGTCGGCGGCCGGGTGTGGGCCGTGATCGGCGGCTGGCAGGACCGCCGTTTCGACAACGACCCGACGACCCGGCCCGTCGAACGGTTTCCCGCACGCCACACCCTCTCCGCGGCCCGCCCCGGCGGCTGGGTGCTGGTGCACGAGCGGTGGCCCGACCTGGCCTCGCGCGAACTGATCATGCGCAACTCGCTCGGTGGCGCCGAACGTGGCCAATACGCCGAACGCCCGCCGCGCGGGCGCCGGCAGTGGCTACTCGGCCGGATCGCGGTCAAGGACGCAGTGCGGCAGTGGCTCTGGCAGCACGGTGAAGGACCCGTCTACCCGGCCGAGATCCGGGTCCGCAACGACCGGCTGGGCCGCCCGTACGTCACCGGAGTACACGGCCGCGCCCTGCCCGACCTTGATGTCTCCCTCGCCCACCGGGCCGAGGCGGGCGTAGCCATCGTACGGTCGCACACCCCGCAGCCCGGGCCCGGCATCGACATCGAGGAAGTGGCCGCACACGACCCGACGACCCAGGCCTCGGTCCTCGGAACGCAGGAACTACGGCTCCTGTACACCCGGTTGGCGCACGACTCCGACGCACAAGCACGGTGGTTCACCCGGTTCTGGGCCGCCAAGGAGGCGGTGGCCAAAGCCGAGGGCGTCGGATTCAGCGGGCGCCCCCGGGACTTCGCCGTGCTGGAGGCCGCCCCGGACGGCAGCCGGCTGGTGGTCTCCGGCCGCCTGGAACGCGCCTACCAGGTGCACTGCGCGTCGGTGGTCAACCCTCCCACCCTGCCGGAGCGAGACTACGTGGTCGCCTGGACGACCGGGCCCGGAGCAGACGACGCACCACACGACGAAGCAGCCGAGGAGTACCCCTGA